One segment of Macrotis lagotis isolate mMagLag1 chromosome 1, bilby.v1.9.chrom.fasta, whole genome shotgun sequence DNA contains the following:
- the SERTAD1 gene encoding SERTA domain-containing protein 1 isoform X1, giving the protein MTRDFKASPSRGTLRAEPRPMLCKGVKRKREEEEEEGLSSQDWWPEEAAPSPSPEQGPSPAPLPPSSLFHLSVFKLHHGLRRGEPDLRHLVLVVNTLRRIQSSMALEPSAPEPPSPAPADPLPVVPDAPLCTSVSTLLEDLSHIEGLSDTQLAFPEDAPLSRPPEPGLDPGRPAPLGSLELLLEDGLEGLFDDIDTSMYDCELWPNLKTDSGETEDKMQGPGLDVSELDYLMDVLVGTQTL; this is encoded by the exons ATGACACGGGATTTCAAAGCCAGCCCGTCTCGGGGTACCCTTAGGGCAGAGCCCAG ACCCATGTTGTGCAAAGGTGTGAAACGTAAgcgagaggaggaagaggaggaaggccTGTCCTCGCAGGACTGGTGGCCAGAAGAGGCAGCCCCCAGCCCCAGCCCTGAGCAGGGGCCTAGCCCAGCCCCCCTGCCCCCCAGCTCTCTCTTCCACCTttctgtgttcaaactccaccatgGCCTCAGAAGAGGCGAGCCAGATCTTCGCCACCTGGTCCTGGTGGTCAACACCCTGAGGAGAATTCAGTCCTCTATGGCCCTGGAGCCCTCGGCCCCAGAACCCCCCTCTCCAGCTCCTGCTGACCCTCTCCCAGTGGTGCCTGATGCCCCCCTGTGCACGTCTGTCTCCACCCTCCTGGAGGACTTGAGTCACATTGAGGGCCTCAGTGACACTCAGCTAGCCTTCCCTGAAGATGCTCCCCTGAGTCGGCCCCCTGAGCCAGGCTTGGATCCCGGGCGGCCAGCCCCCCTGGGCTCCCTGGAGCTCCTCCTGGAGGATGGACTCGAGGGTCTTTTTGATGATATTGACACCTCCATGTATGACTGTGAACTCTGGCCCAACCTGAAAACAGACTCTGGGGAAACCGAGGACAAGATGCAGGGACCGGGACTGGATGTGTCTGAACTTGATTACCTCATGGATGTGCTAGTGGGTACACAGACTTTGTAG
- the SERTAD3 gene encoding SERTA domain-containing protein 3 isoform X1: MEPGSGTMVVGVKRKHPDDHGDAEEMEAGKAFQQQALLSQTNLCQTLLQLSIDKFQLGPPSLLRQVLITNTLNHIREKMNLERGPMPPQGPELELFLPLTAQVTNSFLRELEAMGLRITKDCCESPEMSCSSTSVPDQLSDCRQIPSLPGASVSPFVRVEEPILGSVEITSDRYLGDLVPDDFFPDIDTSDMERDTWPSASALAASSGTTSSPGQPGVEWDWTELDQILEIIKGS, from the exons ATGGAGCCCGGATCG GGAACAATGGTGGTTGGTGTGAAGAGAAAGCACCCAGATGATCATGGAGATGCAGAAGAGATGGAGGCTGGGAAGGCGTTCCAACAGCAGGCCCTGTTGTCTCAGACCAACCTCTGCCAGACCCTACTTCAACTTTCAATAGACAAATTCCAGCTAGGCCCACCTAGTCTCCTGCGCCAAGTGCTCATCACAAACACCTTAAATCAcatcagggaaaagatgaacctGGAGAGGGGCCCCATGCCACCCCAGGGACCTGAATTGGAGCTGTTTTTACCTTTAACTGCCCAGGTGACCAACAGTTTCCTCAGGGAGCTAGAAGCAATGGGTTTAAGAATAACAAAAGATTGTTGTGAGTCTCCAGAAATGAGTTGTAGCTCTACCTCTGTCCCTGACCAGTTGAGTGACTGCAGGCAAATACCTTCACTTCCTGGGGCCTCCGTTTCCCCATTTGTCAGAGTTGAGGAGCCTATCCTGGGCAGTGTTGAGATCACGAGTGACAGGTACCTTGGAGACCTGGTTCCTGATGACTTCTTTCCTGACATTGACACCTCAGATATGGAAAGGGATACTTGGCCCTCAGCTTCTGCCCTTGCTGCCTCCTCTGGGACCACATCTTCCCCAGGACAGCCTGGAGTTGAATGGGACTGGACTGAACTGGATCAAATCTTGGAAATCATCAAGGGGTCATAA
- the BLVRB gene encoding flavin reductase (NADPH) — protein MTVKKIAIFGATGRTGLATLAQAVQAGYTVTVLVRDASKLPSDGPQPARVVVGDVLKASNVDETVAGQDAVIILLGTGSDLSPTTVMSEGTRNIVAAMKAHGVDKVVACTSAFLLWDPTQVPARLQAVTDDHIRMHKLLLESGLRYVAVMPPHIAGDQPLTEAYNVTVDGRGPFRVISKHDLGHFMLRCLTTSEYDGHSIYPCHQYT, from the exons ATGACCGTGAAGAAGATCGCGATCTTTGGAGCCACCGGCAGGACCGGGCTGGCCACCCTGGCTCAGGCTGTGCAAGCAG GTTATACGGTGACAGTACTGGTGAGGGATGCCTCCAAACTACCCTCTGATGGTCCCCAGCCGGCCCGGGTGGTGGTGGGGGATGTCCTGAAAGCAAGCAACGTGGATGAGACTGTGGCAGGGCAGGATGCTGTCATCATCTTACTGGGCACCGGCAGTGACCTGA GTCCCACCACTGTGATGTCGGAGGGCACCCGCAACATCGTGGCCGCCATGAAGGCCCATGGCGTGGACAAGGTCGTGGCCTGCACCTCGG CTTTCCTTCTGTGGGACCCAACTCAAGTCCCTGCCCGGCTCCAGGCAGTGACCGATGACCATATCCGAATGCACAAACTGCTGTTGGAGTCGGGCCTACGCTACGTGGCTGTGATGCCCCCACACATCG CTGGGGACCAACCACTGACAGAAGCCTATAATGTGACTGTGGATGGACGGGGACCCTTCAGAGTGATCTCCAAACATGACCTGGGACACTTCATGCTTCGATGCCTCACCACAAGTGAATATGATGGACACAGCATCTACCCTTGCCATCAGTATACTTAG
- the SERTAD1 gene encoding SERTA domain-containing protein 1 isoform X2, producing MLCKGVKRKREEEEEEGLSSQDWWPEEAAPSPSPEQGPSPAPLPPSSLFHLSVFKLHHGLRRGEPDLRHLVLVVNTLRRIQSSMALEPSAPEPPSPAPADPLPVVPDAPLCTSVSTLLEDLSHIEGLSDTQLAFPEDAPLSRPPEPGLDPGRPAPLGSLELLLEDGLEGLFDDIDTSMYDCELWPNLKTDSGETEDKMQGPGLDVSELDYLMDVLVGTQTL from the coding sequence ATGTTGTGCAAAGGTGTGAAACGTAAgcgagaggaggaagaggaggaaggccTGTCCTCGCAGGACTGGTGGCCAGAAGAGGCAGCCCCCAGCCCCAGCCCTGAGCAGGGGCCTAGCCCAGCCCCCCTGCCCCCCAGCTCTCTCTTCCACCTttctgtgttcaaactccaccatgGCCTCAGAAGAGGCGAGCCAGATCTTCGCCACCTGGTCCTGGTGGTCAACACCCTGAGGAGAATTCAGTCCTCTATGGCCCTGGAGCCCTCGGCCCCAGAACCCCCCTCTCCAGCTCCTGCTGACCCTCTCCCAGTGGTGCCTGATGCCCCCCTGTGCACGTCTGTCTCCACCCTCCTGGAGGACTTGAGTCACATTGAGGGCCTCAGTGACACTCAGCTAGCCTTCCCTGAAGATGCTCCCCTGAGTCGGCCCCCTGAGCCAGGCTTGGATCCCGGGCGGCCAGCCCCCCTGGGCTCCCTGGAGCTCCTCCTGGAGGATGGACTCGAGGGTCTTTTTGATGATATTGACACCTCCATGTATGACTGTGAACTCTGGCCCAACCTGAAAACAGACTCTGGGGAAACCGAGGACAAGATGCAGGGACCGGGACTGGATGTGTCTGAACTTGATTACCTCATGGATGTGCTAGTGGGTACACAGACTTTGTAG
- the SERTAD3 gene encoding SERTA domain-containing protein 3 isoform X2 — protein MVVGVKRKHPDDHGDAEEMEAGKAFQQQALLSQTNLCQTLLQLSIDKFQLGPPSLLRQVLITNTLNHIREKMNLERGPMPPQGPELELFLPLTAQVTNSFLRELEAMGLRITKDCCESPEMSCSSTSVPDQLSDCRQIPSLPGASVSPFVRVEEPILGSVEITSDRYLGDLVPDDFFPDIDTSDMERDTWPSASALAASSGTTSSPGQPGVEWDWTELDQILEIIKGS, from the coding sequence ATGGTGGTTGGTGTGAAGAGAAAGCACCCAGATGATCATGGAGATGCAGAAGAGATGGAGGCTGGGAAGGCGTTCCAACAGCAGGCCCTGTTGTCTCAGACCAACCTCTGCCAGACCCTACTTCAACTTTCAATAGACAAATTCCAGCTAGGCCCACCTAGTCTCCTGCGCCAAGTGCTCATCACAAACACCTTAAATCAcatcagggaaaagatgaacctGGAGAGGGGCCCCATGCCACCCCAGGGACCTGAATTGGAGCTGTTTTTACCTTTAACTGCCCAGGTGACCAACAGTTTCCTCAGGGAGCTAGAAGCAATGGGTTTAAGAATAACAAAAGATTGTTGTGAGTCTCCAGAAATGAGTTGTAGCTCTACCTCTGTCCCTGACCAGTTGAGTGACTGCAGGCAAATACCTTCACTTCCTGGGGCCTCCGTTTCCCCATTTGTCAGAGTTGAGGAGCCTATCCTGGGCAGTGTTGAGATCACGAGTGACAGGTACCTTGGAGACCTGGTTCCTGATGACTTCTTTCCTGACATTGACACCTCAGATATGGAAAGGGATACTTGGCCCTCAGCTTCTGCCCTTGCTGCCTCCTCTGGGACCACATCTTCCCCAGGACAGCCTGGAGTTGAATGGGACTGGACTGAACTGGATCAAATCTTGGAAATCATCAAGGGGTCATAA